The Halostagnicola kamekurae sequence CGCGACGACCTCGAAACGCTTCGCGTCGAGATCAGCGAGGGCTCGAACGAGAAAGAGCGACTCGAGAGCCAGGCGGACGACTGTGAGTCGGAAGCGACGGAAAAGCGCGAGCGGGCGGCCGAACTCGAGTCGAAGATAGCCGACGACGAGGACGCGATCGAAGATCGAGCGGAAAAGCTCTCGACGCTCGAAGAGCGGATCGAGACCGCCCGCGAGCGGTTCGACGACGCGCCGGTCGGCTTCGGCGAAGCGGCCGACCACCGTGAGACCCTCGCCGAAGAGCGGGAAGCGATCGTCTCTGAACTGGGCGACGTGACCGCGGAGATCAAAGCCGTTGAGGGCTCGATCGAGGAGGGCGAAGCGTTGCTCGAGGAGGGCAAGTGTCCCGAGTGCGGCCAGCCCGTCGAGGACTCGCCCCACGTCGACGCGCTCGCGGAAAAGCGGGAGCGACTCGCCGAACTCGAGGCCGAACGCGACGCGCTCGAGGACGAACGAGACGAGATCGACGAGCGACTGGAACGCGCCGAGGAGCTGCGGGAGGCCGAGCGCGAGGTCGACCGGCTCGCGGACAACCGCGACAACGTCGCCCAGTTGCTCGCGGAGAAACGCGAGACGCTCGCGGATCGACGCGAGCGGTGCGAACAGCTCCGCGAGGACGCGGACGAACTCCAGGCCAACGCCGAACAGCACCGAGACGCCGCGAGCGACCTCGAGGGCCAGATCGACGACGCCCGGGGCGATCTGGGCGAGATCAACGCCACGCGAGGCGATATCAGGAGCGAACTGGAGGAGCTGCGCCGACTCGTCGAGATCGACGACGAACGCGAGGAGCTCGAGCGCGAGATCGAGACCGCCCGCGAGCGCCGGGAAGACTGGCGGACGATGAACGACGAGCGCCGAGAGCAGCTCTCTGCAAAGCGGGAGCGAAAGCGAGACCTCGAGGACGAGTTCGACGACCAGCGGATCGAGCGGGCACGCGAACAGAAACACAATGCCGAGGACTACCTCGAGAAGGTCGACGAGAAGCTCTCGACCCTGCGGGAGAACCGAACCGAGATCCAGAACGCGATCGGCGGCGTCGAAAACGAACTCGAGGAACTCGAGCGCCTGCGCGAGCGCCTCGAGACCATCGAAGCCCGGTGTGCGGACCTCGAGTCGCTGTACGACGAGGCCGAGACCCTGCAGGCGACCTACGGCGACCTCCGAACCGAGCTTCGCCAGCGAAACGTCGAGACGCTCGAGCGGCTGCTCAACGAGACGTTCGAGCTTGTCTACCAGAACGATTCATACGCGTCGATCGACCTGGACGGCGAGTATCGGCTCACCGTCTACCAGAAGGACGGCGAGCCCCTTGAGCCCGAACAGCTCTCGGGCGGCGAACGGGCGCTTTTCAACCTCAGCCTCCGGTGTGCGATCTACCGGCTGCTGGCCGAGGGCGTCGAGGGAACCGCGCCGATGCCGCCGCTGATCCTCGACGAGCCGACGGTGTTTCTCGACTCGGGACACGTCACGCAGCTCGTCTCGCTGGTCGAATCGATGCGGGATCTGGGCGTCGAACAGATCGTCGTCGTCAGCCACGACGAGGAACTCGTCGGTGCCGCCGACGAACTGGTCCGCGTCGAAAAGGACGCCACGTCGAACCGCTCGCAACTCGAGCGCGGCGAGCCGCCCGAGATCGAACTACTCGGCGCCGACTGAACGGAATCGAAACGGATCGACTGGCGAGCTCGGTCGGGCCGGTTTGCCCGCTAGCTGTTTTCAATCCTCAGGGTGCCTGTCGGTAAATCAGGTTCCGTTGGACCTCGTTCGCGCCTTCGTAGATGACCGGGACGCGAACGTCGCGATAGACCCGCGCGATCCGGCGTTCGTCAAGAATCGACCGGCCGCCGTGAAACTGCATCCCCTGTTCGGCGACGTCCACCGCCGTCTCCGTCGCTTTCGTCTTCGCCATCGCAGCCCAGTAGCCCGCGCTGTCGTCGTTCGCGACCTTTTCGCACGCTCGCCAGACGAGCGCTCGAGCGCTCTCGAACTCGACTAACATGTCCGCGAGCCCGTGCTGGACGGCCTGGAACTCGTTTATCGTTCGGCCGAACTCCTCGCGGTCGTGGGTGAACTCCCAGGCTTCCTCGATGGCCGCGGCCGCCAGGCCGAGGCCGTGCCCGGCGACGACGACTCGCCCGTGGTTGAAGAAATCAGCGAGCATCATGAAGCCGGCTCCCTCGTGGCCGATCCGGTTTTCCGCGGGGATCCGACAGTCCTCGAACGTGATGTGTGCCTGCTTCGAGGCGGGCATCGCCATCTTCTCCGGAACGTGTTCGGCCTCGTAGCCGTCGGCGTCGGTAGGGACGATGAACATCGAGTGATTGCCGTAACGGTTGTCCTCGTCGTCGCCGGTCCGAGCGTAGACGGTGAGCCAGTCGGCTTCCACGCCGTTGCCGATCCAGTACTTCTCGCCGTTCAGGACGTACTCCTCGCCGTCCCGTTCCGCGGTGGTTTGCATCCCAGCGAGGTCGCTTCCGGTCTCCGGTTCCGAGACGGCGAGTCCGGATATCTGCTCGCCTTCGGCGACGGGTCTGACGTACTCCTCGCACTGTTCGTCGGTCCCGTACTCGTAGGTTATCTCGCAACCGAAACTGGCGAGCTGGATCGTCAGGGCGATGCCGGCGTCGGCCCGGTAGAACTCCTCCGTGAGCGCGAGCAGTTGCGCGAGATCGAGCCCCCGACCGCCCAACGATTCTGGGATGTCCTGTCCGGCGAGGCCCGCATCCTGAGCGGCCTCGAGGATCTCCCAGGGATACTCGCCCGACTGGTAGTACTCGGCGGCGGCGGGTTCGATGTGCTCTCGAGCGAACTCTCTGGCTTCCGCTTTGACATCGCGCGCGCGGTCGGGAACGATGGTCTCCTCGAGCGGGTTCATAGGCCATTCATCGGCCCCGAGCGGGATATATTCGAGGGCAACGCGAGTCCGGATCACCGTCTCGAGTGAGACAGATCGGTCGCTGGATCGGCAAAAAGAGGATTATCCGGCAAAGCCACTCAGGAGCCACTCGCCGTCGGTATCGTCGTCGTCGGCGATCGAGGGCGCGCTCACGAGCACGAACGCGCTTTCGGTCTCGCCGTTGCGGATCTGTCTGGTCGACTCCGGCGGGATCCACAGTGCGTCGCCCGTCGTCATCTCGACTGGTTCGTCGTCGACGACGACCTCCGCTTCGCCTTCGATGAGGACGTAGACTTCCTCGTGGTCGTTGGCGCTGTGGTCGTGGGGTTGGCTCTTCCAGTGTGGATCACACCGGGCGACCGTCACGCCGACCTGCTCGGTCTCGAGCGGATCGCTCAGAAAGTGCATCGCGCTCGAGACCTGGTCGACCTCCTCGTAGTTGACCTTCGTGTATGTCATCTCGAGTCAGTCTACGAGCGGGAAATAGTAAAAGTACGCCCTCGGTCTCGCACGCTTGGGGCCGCGATCGTCGGGCGATATCCGAAAACCGTTACGACGGTGAGCACGCGAATGGATTCCACCGAGCTCGGTCGCTGTTCGAACGGGGATTCGGCCGCCCACCGGCCCTTCGATCAGCGCTCCTGGCTGAGCGGGTCGAAGCTGTCGACGGGGGTCACCGAATAGTCGACGGTGAGCGCGTCCTGTGTCGCGCGGATCTTCCCGACGAACGTCGAGATGTCCTCGAGTGCGCCCTCAAGGACGAACAGTTCCATACAGTGGTGGTCGCCGACGTGGCTGTGGAAGTTCGAGGCGACGAGCGATTCGTGTTCGTGTCGCAGGTGCATCATCCGCTCTTCGACGCTCGTCGTCTCGTAGTCGAAAAGCACCGTGACGATGCCCATGAGTTCTCTGTCCTCGAGTCGCGTGTCCTCGAACTCGCCGAGGAGGTCGCGCGAGGCCTCGCGGACGACTTCGCTTCGCCCGGTGTAGCCATGATCCTCGGCGAACTGATCGAGTCGGTCCAGTAGTTCGTCCGGCATGGAGACGCTTACGACTGCCATATAATAACCTACGCAGGAGTATTTATTAATCTTTATCAGCGGTTCTGGGGCCAGCTCTCCTTCCCCGACGACGCGATGGTTCCTCGATCGACTCCTGAGCTTCGTTTCGAGCCAGCCCTATCATCGGGCTGGTTCGCCCGTCGTCTCGATGGTGTCTTCCTCGGCGTCGTCCTCGAGCAGTCGGTGCTGGAGGCGACCGCCGACCGACTCGTCGACGTCGGGCAGCGGAACTCCCGGCAAGAACGGCATCGAAGCGACGTCGAGGCGGACCGTCACGAGACCGATTCGTCGCTGAAACGGGCTCTGGGAAACGGTGAGGTTCTGGATCGTGTCGGTCGGGACGACGTAGGTCCGACGCGTCCAGAAGCCGCGCCGAGCCACGACGTGGTCGTCGAGCAAGGCGTAGCCGCGATGGGTCCACGTCACGTGGGCCGCGAGCGGCGAAAGGACGAGGAGCGGAACGAAAAGCGGGAGCGGAATCGCCCGAGTCGCCGGAACGACCTGCTGGACGAGCGCCGTCCCGGCGGCCAGTACGACGACGCCGAGCGCGTACCTGACGGCGTACCGCCGGCGCGCACGGGTCGGTAGCCGCTGTAACTCGACCGCCGATCGATCGACGCCGACCGCTCGTTCGAGCAGCTCCCACGCGACGTCTCGCCGCGCCAGCGGCGCGAGCGGCCACTGCAGGCCGAACGGGCTCGGCTCCGAAATTCCGGCGGTGCCGACGTCCGCCTGGGCCAGCCCCAGCAACCGATGGAGCGGGTTCGATCGAACGCGAGCGAGCTGGATTCGGTCGCTCGAGACGTCCGCGTCGGTCGTCCGGACGAAGCCGTGGCGTCGCCGGAACGAGCCCTCGCCCGCGGAGAGGCGAAAGTTCCCCATCCGTTCGATCGCGAGGCCGACGCCGAGGAGCCAGCCAGCGAGGACGACGAGCACCAGCATCACTGCCGGCGAGAGCGGTAGCAAATTCTCGAGAGCGGTGATGACGATCGTTTGCAGGTCGGTTATCGCGTCCGGTTCGAAATAGTTAGCTCCGACCCACGCCAGCACCGCCAGAAGTATCGTCTTGGGGTGGGTTCGAGCCACGCCGTACAGGGCGAGTTCCCGAGGTCGAAGCGTGAAGACGCGATGGCGGGCCGGTGGTTCAGACGAGGTCGTATCGACCTCGGTTACCGATCCGATCCGTCTCTGGAGGTCGTCGGCGTCGGCCCGCTCGAGGTATCGCACGGAGAGATCCGGTTCGTCGGGATTGCCGGCGGTCTCACACTCGAGGGCGGCAAGCCCGAACAGGCGACTCACCGTCGTCGTCGAGACTGTCGACTGCTGGATCCGAGAGACGGGAATCGTCCGTCGTTTCGGGCGGAGGATTCCCGAACGGACGACGAGCGACTCCTCCTCGAGGGTAAGTTCGTAGTGCCACCACCGGACTGCTTCGATGGCGAGTTGAAAAAGCCCGAAGGCGATGGCGATCAACACAAGCCGGAGTACTACCGAGACGATCGCATCGATCCCGAACGCTAGGCCGCCGTCGAGTAGCGTCAACACTACGGCGAGCGTCGCAAACATCCCTAGATCGAAGTTCTCGAACGCTCTTGCCGGGACGGAACGGAGACTCGGTTTCAGACTCGTGCTCATACTCGAATTCATACTCGTATTCGCACTCATACGCCGGAATCACCCCTCGCGAGCCGGTCGAGTCGATCCGCGAGTTCGGTCGCCGTCTCCCTGTCGAGTCCGGGGAGCGCGACCCGCCCGCCGAACGTTCCCGCGGTGTAGATTCGGACGGCAACGAGCCCGAACGGCCTCGAGAGCAGCGGCTCGTCCACGTCGACCTGCTGAATGCTCTCGGGCGGGACGACGGTCTCGTTGACGGTGAGCAGTCCGCGGCGCACGTAGACGCCCTCGTCGGTGACCGCGTACCGAAAGCGCCGGTAGCGAAGGAACGCCAGCGAGATTCCGACGGCGGGGCTCGCGGCGGCGACGGCGAGGAGGAGCATCTCGAGATCCGACCTCGAGGACAGTACGACAATTCCGACGGCAGCCACAGCGATGCCGATGCACACCCACTTGATCGCCCAGACGATCCGCATGCGAGAATGGACCCGGTTCGTCACCGAGTCGGCGGGGGATCGACTCGAGAGTTCGTCCATTTTGTCGGCAATCCGTTCGTCATATAGTTATATCTACGTGTTTCGATGTAATCGGCGACCGGGCTCGAATACGGCGTATCTCCCGACGCAGGGTCGATCGACTTCCACCTTCGCGGTCAGACGGGTTTTCATATCGCTGCATCTGATTTATCGCGGTCTTCGATACCTGATTTCGCCACCCACCGTTTTGCGACTCGAGACCGATGTGAGCCTATGTACCTGCCACATCGGACCTGGCCGGACCTCGGCGAGTACGTCGAAGACGAGTCGCTCGCCGTCGTTCCGCTCGGGTCGACGGAACAGCACGGCCCGCACCTCCCCGAGGGCACCGACCACCTCATCGCCGACGCGCTCGCTCGAGCGGCCACCGATCGGACGGGACACCTCTGTACGCCGGTGATCCCGATCGGCGTCAGTCCGCACCACCGGCAGTTCCACGGGACGATGTGGGTCGACGCGCCGGTCTTTCGCGATTACGTCGAGAACCTCTCGAGAAACCTTACCTATCACGGAATCGATCGCATCGTCTTCGTCAACGCCCACGGCGGGAACGTCGCGCACCTGCGCGAGGTCGGCCGTCGGCTGCGCGACGACGGGACCGCCTACGCCCTCGAATGGATGTGGGACGAGTCGATCCCCGATCTGATCGAGGAGTCCTTCGAGACGCCCGGTCCCCACGGCGGACCGAAAGAGACCGCGATGATCATGCACATCGCCGAAGAACTGGTTCGCGAGGATCGACTCGAGGACGCCCGAGACGGTGGTATGATGGCGTTCGACCCCGCGGCCATGGCCGTCACCGGCGCTCGGGTCACCTACGATTCGATCGAGATCTCCGACAACGGCGTCTTCGGCGACCAGACCGACGCGACGCCGGCGATCGGTTCGGACCTCTTCGAGGCGGCGAACGACCAACTGTGTGCGCTCCTCGAGTGGCTCGACGACCAGCCGTTCGCCGACCTCCTCCCCGACGAACACGTCGCTCCCCGACCGAAACGCACCGGCGAGTGAGACGGCCTCCCGGATCGCCGGACCGGTGGCCTGGCCTCCTGGCCGGTGGCCTCGAACGAGCGGGTTCACGTTGCCGTCGACTCGAGTGAGCACATTCGCGACGCCGGTCGACTCGAGCGGGTCGGCTCTCGATCTCGTTAGGGAGGCCCTCGACCCTGTCACTGTGTGCCGCATACGCGAGCAGCCAATAACTATATAGCCGACCGCATGTTGGTGCCACCAACGCAGTGTCAGCCGTGATCCAGATACCCGCCCACTCGGACCGATCGCTTCTGGCCGTATCGCTCGCGCTGTTCGCAGCCGCCGGCGGTATTGCGACGCCGACCGATTCGGTGGTCCCGACCGCCGCCGGCACGGCAGTTGCGATCGGTGGCGTGTACGCAGTCTCGCGATTCGCTGCGGCCGTGAGTCGCAAGCGCCTCGCGGTGGCGTCGCTTTCACTCTGGTGTGGCTTTCTCGCGGTCGCGGGGGTTCACGCCCTCGAGACCAGCGCGTTCGCGGCTGTATCGTCCGCCTCGAGTCCCGTTTTCGCTATCGCCCTCGGAGCGCTCACGTGGGCGACGCTGCTTTCGGCCTGTTCGTCGACCGTCTTCCTCGCCTTTCGCGAGTACGGCGTGACGCCCGACGCGGACGCCGCCGAAGACGCGGTCGTCGAGAACGACTCCGATTACTCCGTCCGGTAGCTCACCGCGATTCCCTCGCCGATCGGGAGGACGATCGTTTCGAACGCCGGATCGTCTCGAACCGTCGCGAGATACGTCGCGATCCCTCGAGTGGCGTCGGTCGCATCGTTCGGGACGTCCGCGGTTAGATCGGCGTCTCGACGGTCGGGGTCCCTGTCGCTCGTTTCGAGGATCTCGAGCACCGTCTCGAACTGAATGCTACCGGCAGTCATCGCGTTGTCCGCGACGATCGCGCCGCCGACCGGCACCTTCGATCGAACTGCATCGAAGGCTTCCGGATAGCGGCGTTTCTGATGGTCGAGCAGGACGAGATCGAACGGCCCGTCGTACCGGTCGACGATCTCGAGCGCGTCGCCCAGTTCGTACTCCGCGAGCTCCTCGAAGCCGCCCGTTCGCATGTACTCGCGAGCCATCTCGAGTTCGTCCTCGTCGATCTCAGTGAGGACGATCCGCCCGTCGTCGGGAAGCGCTCGCGAAAACCAGTACGCGGAGTAGCCGTATCCCGAGCCGAACTCGAAGACGATGCGTGCGCCAGTCATCCGCGCGAGCAGAGTCAGCGTGCCACCGACCTCGGGGCCAACGTGGGGGAAGCCGGCTTCCGCGGCGTACTCGTCCATCTCTCGGAGCGTGTCGTCGGGGGCCGGTCCTGCGGCGCGAACGAAGCGAGCGACCTCGTCGGACAGTACGTCGGTCATAGGCATAGATTCGCGCGCGCTCACATCAAGGTCCGGGGCCGGAGAATTCCGTCGGCGCCGTCGAAAGCGGGTGGGATCTCGTTTCGTGCGTCCGTTTTTTGAGGGTGCAGACCGTCAGTCGACCCAACATGTCCGACGAGCAGCCGCTCGCGGCTCACGTGGATAACCTCATCTACGAGCCGGTCCAGGTCCACGAACACGGTATCGATCTGACGGTGAGCGCGATATACACCGTCGACGCGCCAGGAAAACTCGATTTCGGCGGCGACGAACTCGAGGACGCCGACTTCGAGGCCGTCGAGACGACGACCCGAAACCCCGACGACGAGTACGGCTGGTGGGTCCTCGAGGGCGGCCGGTACGTCCTCCAGCACAACGAGTTCCTCACGGATAGCGAGGAGCCGTTCGTGCTCCAGCCGCGCAACGAACTGCTCGCTCGGGGCTGTTCCCACCCGACCGTCCGAGTGCGTTCGCACCTCCCGTTGGTCCCCCTGAGCGTGCCGGACGGCGGCGTCGAAATCAAAGAGAACGCGCGCGTTTCGACGCTTCTTTCGCCGACCGCGGCCACGGACTCGAGCGTCGAGAACCGCTCGGCGGACGGCTAGCCGTTTTTCGTTCTCCCGCCGTCGGCCGCGCTGTGACTCGAGCATATTTATACGAGACGCACCAAATCCGATCGAATCGATGTATCAGAACGTGCTTATTCCGACGGACGGGAGCGACGGGACCCGAAGAGCGATCGAACACGGGCTCGCGATCGCGAATCGATTCGGGGGACGCGTCCACGCGCTGTCGATCGTTCCCGAGGGGCCGTTCGGAACGATGACCAGCGGGGAGGTGACTGTGGGCGCAGAGCGGGCGGTCCAGTACGTCGAACGCGAGGCCGAGCGCGTTGGCGTCCCGATCACGACGGCCATCGAGCGCGGCGTGCCACACGAGCGGGTGCTCGCCTACGCCGAGGAAAACGACGTCGACGTGATCGTCATGGGAACGCAGGGCCGAACCGGCCTCGACCGGTTTCTCGTCGGGAGCGTCACGGAGCGAATCGTTCGGATGGCGGAACCGCCCGTCGTGACCCTTCGAATGACCGACGACGTCGAACTCGAGGACCCGACGGAGGCGATTCGGATCGCCCGCCGATCGCTCGAGGAGCGGTCGGGTGACGAGCCGACACCGGCCGACCAGTCGGAAGCGGGCGGGAACGTCGAGTCGACTGACGAACCCAATCAGACCGACGAGCCCGATCCGACAGACGAACCGACCGCGTTCGAGGACCCGTATCGCACGAGCGGCGCGTGGGTCGTCCCGCTCGAGACGGACGACGGCCCGGTCGACGTCCACGTCGACGCGGTCACCGGTGCCGTCAGAACCACCGCCGCTCGAGAGTAGGTGATTCGAGACGCGACGTCGGCTCCCGCGGATCGTCGCTCGAGCAAAAACGTTCTTCACCCCGGTCTCCAATGAGGCGGTATGTCCGTTTCCGGGGGATCGATCTCCGAACCCACCGTTCTCGCACACGCGAAGCAGCGACTGTTTCCCGACGACGGCGACGACACCTACGCCGTCGTCGACACGCAGTTCGCGAGCGAGCGCTGGCTGGCCGACGAGCCGATCGAACGGACCGTTCGGGAGACCCTCGCCCCGTTCAACCGCGTCGAGGTCGGCGGCGGCTATCCCGACCTCGTCGGCGTCCGAGCGCTCGAGTCGGAGTTTCTCGCGGTCGAGCGCTTCGGCGACGAGCAGCCGCTGATCGCCGTCGAAGCGAAAGGCCACACGGCCAACGGACTCGTCGATACCCGACGAGGGATCGTTCAGGCCCACGATCGATTACACGAGGCTAACGCCGCGTTCCTCGCGGCTCCAAAGCAGGCGGTGACCCAGACCGATCGAACGCTCGCGCGCGAACTCAACGTCGGCGTACTCGGCGTGGATTCCGCGGGCTCCGTCGAGGCGCTCGAGACGCCCCGCGTCGTCGGCAACCGAACGACGTCCGCGGCGAACGCGATCCGGTTTCAGGCGGGCGCACAGGGCGTCGCCGACCAGTCGTTCGGCCTCAACCACCCGAAGAACTACCTCGGCTACCCGCTCGCACACTACGCCGACGGCGACACGGCATCGCTGCTCTCACAGCACAAGGTGGTCAACGCGACCGACGCCGCGCGACAGGGAGCCGCGTTTCTCGATCTCGTGACCGTCCATCCCGATCGGGTAACGCTGACCGCGCTCGGCCGTGAGGTCGTTCGGTTCGCCGTTCGCCGCCACGGCTCCGTCGAAGCCGCGCTCGAGGCGTTCGAAGACTGGTACCGATCGACCGCGCGGTTCATCGACGCCGCGCCGGCGTGGGGCCAACTGGCCCGTCGGGTCGTCTTCGCGTACCCGGCCACGCAGTTGCTGGTGACCGAACTCGAGAACATCCACGCGGACGGGAATCCGACGCCGTCGCTGCCGACGCTGGTCGAGTACCTGCACGTCCTCCATCCCGCCTTCGCCGTCGAACTGTTCGTCCGCGGCGACGAGGCCACTCGCCGGCGCGTGCTCACTCAGGACGGCGACCTCAGACCCGAGGCGCTCGCGGACGGTTCGATCTATCACGCGCCAACTGTCTTCCAGCTAAAGGCGATGTTGTACCACGCCGGCATCGTCACGGAGCGCGGCTCGGAGCCACACCGACTCGAGCCCACCGAAGACGTCTGGGCGTTGCGCGAACGGCTCTAATTGTCCGGCGCAATTGTCGGCTTCTCCACTCGAGAGCGACCGTTCGCAATTCGCCAAAAACGGCTTCGGAAACGGATCGGCTCGAGCGCCGACTACTCGAGGACGACCAGACTGTCGCCCATGTCGACGCTGTCGTCTTCCTCGACGGCGATCTGGGTGACGGTTCCGCCGCTGGAGGCGACGATGTCGTTTTCCATCTTCATGGCCTCGAGCACGACCAGCACGTCGCCTGCTGCGACCTCGTCACCCTCTTCGACCTCGACCGAGAGGATCGTCCCCTGCATCTCGGCGTCGACGAGTTCGCCCTCACCCGCGAGTTCCACGTCGTCGTCGCTGGAATCCGGCCCCGCTGCCGCCGGGCGATTCGGCCCCGAAGGGTTCGCCTCGCCGCCGGTCGGAATCGGCGGCGCGCCGCGTTCCTCGAGTTCGACCTCGAACCGCTTGCCGTTGACTTCGACGGTGAACTCCCGTTCGACGACCTCCTCGTCCTCACCATCGGCCGTCGACTCGTCGCCGCCCCACTGTCGCTGGGCCTCCTCGATTCGGTCCGGGTCCATCTCCTCGTCGAGGTACTTCGTCGTGTGTCGACTCTGGACGAACGCCTCGTCGGTCAACATGAGGCGGTGGAACGGAATGATCGTCGGGATCCCCTCGATGTCGTACTCCCGAAGCGCTCGCAGCGACCGCTCTATACACTCGTCTCGGTCCTCGCCCCAGACGATCAGCTTCGCGATCATCGAGTCGTAGTCGGTGACGAGTTCGTCGCCCTGACGGAGCGCGTCGTCGAGGCGGACGCCGACGCCGCCCG is a genomic window containing:
- a CDS encoding universal stress protein, with the translated sequence MYQNVLIPTDGSDGTRRAIEHGLAIANRFGGRVHALSIVPEGPFGTMTSGEVTVGAERAVQYVEREAERVGVPITTAIERGVPHERVLAYAEENDVDVIVMGTQGRTGLDRFLVGSVTERIVRMAEPPVVTLRMTDDVELEDPTEAIRIARRSLEERSGDEPTPADQSEAGGNVESTDEPNQTDEPDPTDEPTAFEDPYRTSGAWVVPLETDDGPVDVHVDAVTGAVRTTAARE
- a CDS encoding CopG family ribbon-helix-helix protein, which produces MAVVSVSMPDELLDRLDQFAEDHGYTGRSEVVREASRDLLGEFEDTRLEDRELMGIVTVLFDYETTSVEERMMHLRHEHESLVASNFHSHVGDHHCMELFVLEGALEDISTFVGKIRATQDALTVDYSVTPVDSFDPLSQER
- a CDS encoding O-methyltransferase encodes the protein MTDVLSDEVARFVRAAGPAPDDTLREMDEYAAEAGFPHVGPEVGGTLTLLARMTGARIVFEFGSGYGYSAYWFSRALPDDGRIVLTEIDEDELEMAREYMRTGGFEELAEYELGDALEIVDRYDGPFDLVLLDHQKRRYPEAFDAVRSKVPVGGAIVADNAMTAGSIQFETVLEILETSDRDPDRRDADLTADVPNDATDATRGIATYLATVRDDPAFETIVLPIGEGIAVSYRTE
- a CDS encoding cupin domain-containing protein encodes the protein MTYTKVNYEEVDQVSSAMHFLSDPLETEQVGVTVARCDPHWKSQPHDHSANDHEEVYVLIEGEAEVVVDDEPVEMTTGDALWIPPESTRQIRNGETESAFVLVSAPSIADDDDTDGEWLLSGFAG
- a CDS encoding PH domain-containing protein; the encoded protein is MDELSSRSPADSVTNRVHSRMRIVWAIKWVCIGIAVAAVGIVVLSSRSDLEMLLLAVAAASPAVGISLAFLRYRRFRYAVTDEGVYVRRGLLTVNETVVPPESIQQVDVDEPLLSRPFGLVAVRIYTAGTFGGRVALPGLDRETATELADRLDRLARGDSGV
- a CDS encoding PH domain-containing protein — encoded protein: MSTSLKPSLRSVPARAFENFDLGMFATLAVVLTLLDGGLAFGIDAIVSVVLRLVLIAIAFGLFQLAIEAVRWWHYELTLEEESLVVRSGILRPKRRTIPVSRIQQSTVSTTTVSRLFGLAALECETAGNPDEPDLSVRYLERADADDLQRRIGSVTEVDTTSSEPPARHRVFTLRPRELALYGVARTHPKTILLAVLAWVGANYFEPDAITDLQTIVITALENLLPLSPAVMLVLVVLAGWLLGVGLAIERMGNFRLSAGEGSFRRRHGFVRTTDADVSSDRIQLARVRSNPLHRLLGLAQADVGTAGISEPSPFGLQWPLAPLARRDVAWELLERAVGVDRSAVELQRLPTRARRRYAVRYALGVVVLAAGTALVQQVVPATRAIPLPLFVPLLVLSPLAAHVTWTHRGYALLDDHVVARRGFWTRRTYVVPTDTIQNLTVSQSPFQRRIGLVTVRLDVASMPFLPGVPLPDVDESVGGRLQHRLLEDDAEEDTIETTGEPAR
- a CDS encoding creatininase family protein, giving the protein MYLPHRTWPDLGEYVEDESLAVVPLGSTEQHGPHLPEGTDHLIADALARAATDRTGHLCTPVIPIGVSPHHRQFHGTMWVDAPVFRDYVENLSRNLTYHGIDRIVFVNAHGGNVAHLREVGRRLRDDGTAYALEWMWDESIPDLIEESFETPGPHGGPKETAMIMHIAEELVREDRLEDARDGGMMAFDPAAMAVTGARVTYDSIEISDNGVFGDQTDATPAIGSDLFEAANDQLCALLEWLDDQPFADLLPDEHVAPRPKRTGE
- a CDS encoding acyl-CoA dehydrogenase family protein, with protein sequence MNPLEETIVPDRARDVKAEAREFAREHIEPAAAEYYQSGEYPWEILEAAQDAGLAGQDIPESLGGRGLDLAQLLALTEEFYRADAGIALTIQLASFGCEITYEYGTDEQCEEYVRPVAEGEQISGLAVSEPETGSDLAGMQTTAERDGEEYVLNGEKYWIGNGVEADWLTVYARTGDDEDNRYGNHSMFIVPTDADGYEAEHVPEKMAMPASKQAHITFEDCRIPAENRIGHEGAGFMMLADFFNHGRVVVAGHGLGLAAAAIEEAWEFTHDREEFGRTINEFQAVQHGLADMLVEFESARALVWRACEKVANDDSAGYWAAMAKTKATETAVDVAEQGMQFHGGRSILDERRIARVYRDVRVPVIYEGANEVQRNLIYRQAP
- a CDS encoding dCTP deaminase, which gives rise to MSDEQPLAAHVDNLIYEPVQVHEHGIDLTVSAIYTVDAPGKLDFGGDELEDADFEAVETTTRNPDDEYGWWVLEGGRYVLQHNEFLTDSEEPFVLQPRNELLARGCSHPTVRVRSHLPLVPLSVPDGGVEIKENARVSTLLSPTAATDSSVENRSADG
- a CDS encoding DNA double-strand break repair ATPase Rad50 yields the protein MKVERIRLRNFKCYGEADLGLERGVTIVHGVNGSGKSTLLEGVFFALYGSKALDDRTLDDVITTGEEEAEIELAFRHDDVDYRVERHLKLRGDRATTTKCVLETPEGTVEGATDVRERVTTLLRMDAEAFVNCAYVRQGEVNKLIHASPSDRQDMIDDLLQLGALEEYRERASDARLGVKTVLDGQQDVLEDVRSQVERKEDKDLHERLNELEERRADLAADIENYESQRENASDTLEASTEILERHEETREEIETLEDEIETIRSKIAETERKREGAGETIDDRKTRRDELADERERVLAAIDHVSESSVENSADTVDETDTDGTSGADGDAFGLSDPPESLESTAAVEDRIDALERADERLRDDLETLRVEISEGSNEKERLESQADDCESEATEKRERAAELESKIADDEDAIEDRAEKLSTLEERIETARERFDDAPVGFGEAADHRETLAEEREAIVSELGDVTAEIKAVEGSIEEGEALLEEGKCPECGQPVEDSPHVDALAEKRERLAELEAERDALEDERDEIDERLERAEELREAEREVDRLADNRDNVAQLLAEKRETLADRRERCEQLREDADELQANAEQHRDAASDLEGQIDDARGDLGEINATRGDIRSELEELRRLVEIDDEREELEREIETARERREDWRTMNDERREQLSAKRERKRDLEDEFDDQRIERAREQKHNAEDYLEKVDEKLSTLRENRTEIQNAIGGVENELEELERLRERLETIEARCADLESLYDEAETLQATYGDLRTELRQRNVETLERLLNETFELVYQNDSYASIDLDGEYRLTVYQKDGEPLEPEQLSGGERALFNLSLRCAIYRLLAEGVEGTAPMPPLILDEPTVFLDSGHVTQLVSLVESMRDLGVEQIVVVSHDEELVGAADELVRVEKDATSNRSQLERGEPPEIELLGAD